The following is a genomic window from Cherax quadricarinatus isolate ZL_2023a chromosome 19, ASM3850222v1, whole genome shotgun sequence.
CAAGGAAAGAGTTTTTACCCTGCTGCAGGTCACACAAGGTAAGaattgttatcctgcctcatgtCACACAAGGTAAGAGCTCTTATCCTGCCTCAGGTCACAAAgggtaagagttgttatcctgttTCAGGTCACACAaggtaagagttgttatcctgcctcaggtcACACAAGGTAAGAGTTATCCTGCCTTAGGTCGCACAAGgtaagggctgttatcctgcctcaggtcACACGAAGTAAGAGTTGTTATCCAGCCTCAGGTCACACAaggtaagagttgttatcctgcctttgCTCACATAaggtaagagttgttatcctgcctcagctaacacaaggtaagagctgttatcctgcctcagatcaCACAAgataagagttgttatcctgcctcagctcacacaagataagagctgttatcctgcccaGGTCTAAGGTTATGGACTGTGCCGGGGGGAAGTTGACCCCCGGGACATCCTCCagaaactctccaggtataccacccaccatcactcttggtataccacccaccatcattccAGGtgtaccacccaccaacactccaggtacaccacccaccaacactccaggtataccacccaccagttctccaggtataccacccaccatcactctaGGTAAACCACCCAGCaagactccaggtataccatccaccaacactccaggtataccacccaCCATCAGTCTTGGTATACAACCCACCGACTCTCCAGtataccacccaccaacactccaggtataccacccaccaatactccaggtattccacccaccaacactccaggtataccacccaCCAATACTCCAGgcacaccacccaccatcactctaGGTAAACCACCCACCAAGACTCCAGGTATAGCACATACCAACACTCCAGGAATACCATCCACCAACACTCCAAGcataccacccaccaacactccaggtataccacctaCAAAGACTCCAtgtataacacacacaaacactccaggtgtacaacccactaacactccaggtataccacccaccatcattccAGGgaaaccaccaacaacactccaggaataccacccaccaacactccaggtatacaacccaccaacgctccaggtataccactcactatcactccaggtaaactattcaCCAACACTCCATTTATAGCACCCAccaacactccaggtataccacccatcaacactccaggtataccacccaTCAACAAGCCAGGTATACCACCCTTCAACACTCCAGCTATCCCATCCACCAACACTCCAGGTGTTCCACCCATCAACACTCCAGGTATTCCACCCAttaacactccaggtataccacccaccaacactcgacgtatacctagcaccaacactccaggtataccacccaTCAACATTCCAGGTATACCATCCACCTACACTCGACGTATACCACGCGCAAACACTACAGATATTCCGCCCATCAACACTCCTGGtataccacccaccaacactcgaCGTataccactcaccaacactccagGTATATCACCCTTcaacactccaggtataccacccaccaacactcgaCGTataccactcaccaacactccagGTATATCATCCATcaacactccaggtataccacccaccaacactcgaCGTATACCACTCAccaaccctccaggtatactatacaccaacactccaggtataccacccaATAACACTTCAGGTATTCCACATAATAACACTCCAGGTATGCCACCCACCAACGCTCCAGGTACTCCACCCAttaacactccaggtataccacccaccaacactcgaCGTATACCACGCACATGCATTCCAGGTATACCACCCATCAGCACCCGACGTATACCACGCAccaacactccaggtataccacccatcaacactccaggtataccacaaaCTAACACTCGACGTATACCACGCACCagcactccaggtatactacacacCAACACTCCAGGTATAACATCTAATAACACTCCAGGCATAACATCTAataacactccaggtataccacccaataacactccaggtataccacccatcaacactccaggtataccacccaCCAACATCCGACGTATACCACCCGCCAAAACTATACGTATACCACATATCaattctccaggtataccacccaataacactccaggtataccactcaataacactccaggtataccacccaCTTATGTACGACGAACAACTTCACTGAGACGGTGAAATTTAAATATTCCTTTATTTAAATCACTAAAATAGTATGAAATATATTACACTTACAGATTtgaatatggtataaaccttggtaataaataccgacaagttggtttagaaagacacgtaagcaaacactatgacatatttattagaaaacgtttcggtcctgggaccttgatcacttctaacatgttagaagtgatcaaggtaccaggaccgaaacgttttctaataaatatgtcatagtgtttgcttacgtgtctttctaaaccagattTGAATATAAAAATAAAGATAATGACTTAATTTGACCACAGAATTAAGTATAATACTCTTATTTCTCTAGGGCTGTTGAAGACAAGTGCTCCAAGTCGAGTGGTCAATGTGTCTTCTGGAGCACATCACATGGGTTCATTACTTAATGTAGATGACCTGAACTACGAGAAGAATCCGTTCCCTAATAGCTTTGTCGTTTACGGTCGCAGCAAACtagcaaacatcttgtttaccaAAGAACTGTCAGAGAAGCTGAGGAGAACAGGTTCGTTCATTATTAATATTGGTGTTCTAAATATGTTCTAACTTGCATGGTTCAATATCTCTCTAAATACATTTTATACTTTAAAATTATTACTACTAAGAAGGGGAATCGTTAAACCCATATGGGTGAAACAGCACCTTGGGAATGGTAGgcaggagaggtcaggttccatTCCTACTATCAAGAACACCACATCAGCAAGCAGGACTTTCCTTTAATGGCTTATCTCCTTAAAATTATTTATAATGATACATAATTAataaaaaaagaaaggaaatgctaaatattttattttttttatctgcaGATGTGACGGCTAACAGCGTCCACCCAGGTGTGGTGTACACAGAGTTCCTGTGGAAAGGTGAAACTAAGCTTATCGAAGCTATATTGGACTTACTTGTTAGGCTTATGGGAAAAGTAAGTATCTTCAAATAATATTTATTAATTATGATTATAAATGTTGACGCTGAAAGTAAAATTATAGAAGCATGATTTTTACAATTATTGATAATGTAGAAAAGTAATGATTTGTCAGCTATTTTTCGGGTCATGAAATGCATCCCATGTTGGTTCACATATTTTTACTGCCACACTTTTGATGCTTAAATAgcaaataattattatatttagcaGGAAgatctaaacccgtagggttcatGCACCTCGCGGGAATTTAAGGTAATGAAGTTTGATCTGAGGATGGAGAGAATAGCTCTTATTACTGGATCAATAACACCTCTACGGCAACAAAACACCTCACTTAAAGAGCTTCACTCAGTAATATACTTATAAATGAGCAATTATTTAGTTATTCATGACTCGATATTTTTCAGGACGAGAAACTTGGAGCCCAGACAAGTATTTACCTGGCAGTGTCTGAAGAAGTGAACAATGTTACTGGCAAATATtatgttgactgtaaggtaggtctgagtagagtatgatgtacattgttgactgtaaggtaggtctgagtagagtatgatgtacattgttgactgtatggtaggtctgagtagtgtatgaagtacattgttgactgtaaggtaggtctgagtagtgtatgatgtatattgttgactgtaaggtaggtctgagtagtgtatgatgtacattgttgactgtaaggtaggtctgagtagtgtatgatgtacattgttgactgtaaggtaggtctgagtagtgtatgatgtacattgttgactgtaaggtaggtctgagtagtgtatgatgtacattgttgactgtaaggtaggtctgagtagtgtatgaagtacattgttgactgtaaggtaggtctgagtagtgtatgatgtacattgttgactgtaaggtaggtctgagtagtgtatgatgtacattgttgactgtaaggtaggtctgagtagtgtatgatgtacattgttgactgtaaggtaggtctgagtagtgtatgatgtacattgttgactgtaaggtaggtctgagtagtgtatgaagtacattgttgactgtaaggtaggtctgagtagtgtatgaagtacattgttgaggTCTGAGTAGTGaatgtaaggtaggtctgagtagtgtatgatgtacattgttgactgtaaggtaggtctgagtagtgtatgaagtacattgttgactgtaaggtaggtctgagtagtgtatgaagtacattgttgactgtaaggtaggtctgagtagtgtatgaagtacattgttgactgtaaggtaggtctgagtagtgtatgatgtacattgttgactgtaaggtaggtctgagtagtgtatgaagtacattgttgactgtaaggtaggtctgagtagtgtatgatgtactgtaaggtaggtctgagtagtgtatgatgtacattgttgactgtaaggtaggtctgagtagtgtatgatgtacattgttgactgtaaggtaggtctgagtagtgtatgatgtacattgttgactgtaaggtaggtctgagtagtgtatgaagtacattgttgactgtaaggtaggtctgagtagtgtatgatgtacattgttgactgtaaggtaggtctgagtagtgtatgatgtacattgttgactgtaaggtaggtctgagtagtgtatgatgtacattgttgactgtaaggtaggtctgagtagtgtatgatgtacattgttgactgtaaggtaggtctgagtagtgtatgaagtacattgttgactgtaaggtaggtctgagtagtgtatgaagtacattgttgactgtaaggtaggtctgagtagtgtatgatgtacattgttgactgtaaggtaggtctgagtagtgcaTGACTGTAaggtacattgttgactgtaaggtaggtctgagtagtgtatgaagtacattgttgactgtaaggtaagtaggtaggtctgagtagtgtatgtgtacattgttgactgtaaggtagtaggttctgagtagtgtatgaagtacattgttgactgtaaggtaggtctgagtagtgtatgaagtacattgttgactgtaaggtaggtctgagtagtgtatgaagtacattgttgactgtaaggtaggtctgagtagtgtatgaagtacattgttgactgtaaggtaggtctgagtagtgtatgaagtacattgttgactgtaaggtaggtctgagtagtgtatgaagtacattgttgactgtaaggtaggtctgagtagtgtatgaagtacattgttgactgtaaggtaggtctgagtagtgtatgaagtacattgttgactgtaaggtaggtctgagtagtgtatgaagtacattgtacattgttgactgtaaggtaggtctgagtagtgtatgaagtacattgttgactgtaaggtaggtctgagtagtgtatgaagtacattgttgactgtaaggtaggtctgagtagtgtatgatgtacattgttgactgtaaggtaggtctgagtagtgtatgatgtacattgttgactgtaaggtaggtctgagtagtgtatgatgtacattgttgactgtaaggtaggtctgagtagtgtatgaagtacattgttgactgtaaggtaggtctgagtagtgtatgaagtacattgttgactgtaaggtaggtctgagtagtgtatgaagtacattgttgactgtaaggtaggtctgagtagtgtatgatgtacattgttgactgtaaggtaggtctgagtagtgtatgatgtacattgttgactgtaag
Proteins encoded in this region:
- the LOC128705553 gene encoding retinol dehydrogenase 14; this translates as MNGEKLYFQMWHILKYMGTDQWQIKYNTLISLGLLKTSAPSRVVNVSSGAHHMGSLLNVDDLNYEKNPFPNSFVVYGRSKLANILFTKELSEKLRRTDVTANSVHPGVVYTEFLWKGETKLIEAILDLLVRLMGKDEKLGAQTSIYLAVSEEVNNVTGKYYVDCKDTKVSAAAKDAGLAKKLWEASEQLVKLRPEERHY